The proteins below are encoded in one region of Peptoniphilus sp. GNH:
- the map gene encoding type I methionyl aminopeptidase, with protein sequence MIIIKTEEEIKKMIEAGKVLTLVHKSLRDFIRPGVSTLEVDKFCEDIMRKNGASPEQKGYMGYPFATCTSVNDEICHGFPTEYVLKEGDIITVDMVVNLRGWLADSAWSYAVGKISDEAKKLMDVTRECMYLGIDQAIIGNRLGDIGNAIQVHAESNGFSVVRDFVGHGIGKDMHEDPQVLHYGKPGRGLRIQEGMVFTIEPMINQGTYQLKMDSNGWTARTRDGKLSAQYEHQLAITKNGPIIITDQGDV encoded by the coding sequence ATGATTATTATAAAAACAGAAGAAGAAATTAAAAAAATGATAGAAGCTGGCAAGGTTTTGACCTTGGTACACAAGTCTTTGAGAGATTTTATAAGACCTGGTGTATCTACTCTTGAAGTGGACAAATTTTGTGAAGATATTATGAGAAAAAACGGGGCAAGCCCAGAACAAAAAGGCTACATGGGTTATCCTTTTGCAACCTGCACATCAGTTAATGATGAAATTTGCCACGGCTTTCCGACAGAATATGTTTTAAAAGAAGGAGATATCATAACAGTTGATATGGTTGTAAATCTACGAGGATGGTTGGCAGATTCGGCATGGTCGTATGCTGTTGGCAAAATAAGTGACGAAGCAAAAAAACTTATGGATGTCACAAGAGAATGTATGTATCTTGGAATAGATCAGGCCATAATAGGAAATAGATTGGGCGATATAGGAAATGCGATTCAAGTCCATGCAGAGTCTAATGGCTTTTCTGTCGTGCGTGATTTCGTAGGACATGGCATAGGAAAGGATATGCACGAAGATCCCCAAGTTCTACATTATGGCAAGCCGGGCAGGGGTCTTAGAATACAAGAAGGCATGGTATTTACGATTGAACCGATGATTAATCAAGGAACTTATCAGCTCAAGATGGATTCCAACGGATGGACTGCCAGGACAAGAGATGGAAAGTTATCTGCCCAATACGAGCATCAATTGGCAATTACAAAAAATGGTCCTATTATAATAACGGATCAAGGAGATGTATAA
- a CDS encoding hemolysin III family protein translates to MIKKIRDKVEIVTYSFAEELTNALTHWLGFGLGILGLVLLLVRSVKMKSAISTTAFAIYGACLIFLYFSSAIYHSVPWQKIKKILRVMDHSSIFIFIAGTYTPIILLSLRGAFRIVMLVFIWLMALLGVLFKIFTYGKFGKYNKLSLALYLIMGWISVMLFRPMYRTAGIKLIIFLSLGGLFYSIGSFFYANKKIPFNHAIWHIFVIVASVMQYLGIFTSYAAI, encoded by the coding sequence ATGATTAAAAAAATTAGAGACAAGGTAGAAATTGTAACATATTCTTTTGCAGAAGAACTCACAAATGCCTTGACTCACTGGTTGGGATTTGGTCTAGGCATACTTGGACTTGTTTTACTGCTTGTGAGATCTGTTAAGATGAAATCGGCAATCTCTACAACTGCATTTGCCATATATGGGGCCTGTTTGATATTTTTGTATTTCTCGAGTGCCATTTATCACTCTGTACCCTGGCAAAAAATAAAAAAAATCTTGAGAGTGATGGACCACTCATCAATTTTTATTTTCATAGCAGGAACTTATACTCCTATAATCCTTTTATCTTTAAGAGGGGCCTTTAGGATAGTCATGCTTGTTTTTATATGGTTAATGGCTCTTTTAGGAGTTTTATTTAAAATCTTTACCTATGGCAAGTTTGGCAAATATAATAAGTTGTCCCTTGCTCTGTATCTTATTATGGGTTGGATATCGGTTATGCTTTTTAGGCCCATGTATAGAACAGCCGGGATTAAATTAATAATATTCTTGTCGCTTGGTGGTTTATTTTACTCAATAGGCTCCTTCTTTTATGCCAACAAGAAAATTCCTTTTAATCATGCAATCTGGCATATTTTTGTAATTGTAGCTTCAGTCATGCAATATCTTGGCATATTTACTTCTTATGCAGCTATATAG
- a CDS encoding MATE family efflux transporter, which translates to MKEINKNSLLEGNISSVILKMAMPLMGTAFIQMAYTIIDLIWLGRLSTGAVSAVGTVGFFVWITEALILIGKTGVSVGLAQAYGRGDEVEAEEVMRAGGHVHYFICFFIIAIYLLFGKSIVGFYKLSSEVFEQTMTYYYIVTIGYIFSFTNTILVTNFSAKGNSVIPFKVALVALIFNIVFDPILIFGLGPFPRLEVAGAALATVLAKFLATLLYLYFAISFKMEFVKTNYLKVAPKFYYKKILKLGIPASSQSMVHAIAGTILNKYIAICGEEYIAVYSIGSQIESITWLTSDGIATAFSAFMGQNFGAGNYERIKRGRKIGLNIMYFIGLFGTVILFIFAKDFFKFFVPQDIHTQIAGAQYLKIISPSEFFMCLQIGTAGMLNGLGLTKYPAMASTICHASRVPLAIFLMTSMGILGIWTSMSLTMIFNGLGLSLIYAIIRKKTDDFKLLI; encoded by the coding sequence TTGAAAGAAATAAATAAAAATTCCCTCTTGGAGGGAAACATATCAAGTGTAATTTTAAAAATGGCTATGCCCTTAATGGGCACAGCCTTTATTCAAATGGCGTACACGATAATAGATCTCATATGGCTTGGCAGACTTTCAACAGGAGCTGTTTCAGCTGTGGGGACTGTTGGATTTTTTGTTTGGATAACAGAGGCCTTGATTTTAATAGGTAAAACAGGGGTATCTGTCGGTCTTGCTCAAGCCTATGGCAGAGGGGATGAAGTTGAGGCAGAGGAGGTCATGAGAGCAGGAGGACATGTACACTATTTTATTTGCTTTTTTATAATTGCAATTTATTTGCTCTTTGGCAAGTCTATAGTTGGATTTTATAAGCTTTCAAGCGAAGTTTTTGAGCAAACCATGACTTACTACTATATTGTGACAATAGGATATATTTTTTCTTTTACAAATACAATTCTAGTGACAAATTTTTCAGCCAAGGGAAATTCTGTAATCCCATTTAAAGTTGCCCTAGTGGCTCTCATCTTTAATATAGTATTTGATCCAATTTTGATATTCGGCCTTGGACCATTTCCGAGATTAGAAGTTGCAGGAGCCGCTTTAGCGACAGTTCTCGCCAAATTTTTAGCCACTCTTTTATATCTATATTTTGCAATTAGCTTCAAAATGGAATTTGTAAAGACAAACTACTTAAAAGTGGCTCCCAAATTTTACTATAAAAAAATATTGAAACTTGGAATTCCCGCTTCATCCCAAAGCATGGTGCACGCTATTGCAGGAACAATTCTAAACAAGTATATAGCAATTTGCGGGGAAGAATATATAGCAGTTTATTCTATCGGCTCTCAAATAGAATCTATAACTTGGCTCACATCAGATGGTATAGCGACAGCTTTTTCAGCCTTTATGGGACAAAATTTTGGGGCAGGAAACTATGAAAGAATCAAAAGAGGACGAAAAATTGGTTTAAATATAATGTATTTTATAGGCTTGTTCGGGACAGTAATTCTATTTATATTTGCCAAGGACTTCTTTAAATTTTTCGTACCTCAAGATATTCACACTCAAATTGCAGGGGCCCAATACTTAAAAATAATTTCGCCATCTGAATTTTTCATGTGCCTTCAAATTGGGACTGCAGGTATGTTAAATGGATTAGGTCTTACCAAGTATCCAGCCATGGCATCAACTATATGCCACGCCTCAAGAGTACCACTTGCCATATTTCTTATGACGAGCATGGGAATTTTGGGCATCTGGACTTCTATGAGCTTGACCATGATTTTTAATGGACTGGGGCTTAGCCTAATCTATGCTATAATAAGAAAAAAGACCGACGATTTTAAATTATTAATTTAG
- a CDS encoding peptidylprolyl isomerase, which translates to MLEQIKTPEKGEEIAILKTNHGDIKIRLFPDIAPKAVENFKIHIKNGYYDGIIFHRIIDEFMIQGGDPTGTGRGGESIWGRPFEDEFDVNYRNFRGALSMANAGPGTNGSQFFIVQKGPVEEDIIRQMRSMGEEKGYPDQVVDVYENLGGTFWLDGKHTVFGQVFEGMDVVDEIASLPKNAMDKPLDDVIIEKASIEKF; encoded by the coding sequence ATGCTAGAACAAATAAAAACACCAGAAAAAGGTGAAGAAATTGCAATTTTAAAAACAAATCACGGAGATATAAAAATAAGACTTTTCCCCGACATAGCACCCAAGGCAGTGGAAAATTTTAAGATACATATAAAAAATGGCTACTATGACGGAATAATATTTCACAGAATAATTGATGAATTTATGATTCAAGGTGGAGATCCAACAGGTACAGGAAGAGGAGGAGAATCCATCTGGGGCAGACCTTTTGAAGACGAATTTGATGTGAATTATAGAAATTTTAGAGGAGCTCTTTCCATGGCAAATGCTGGACCAGGCACAAATGGATCTCAATTTTTTATAGTTCAAAAAGGACCTGTTGAAGAAGATATAATAAGACAGATGAGATCTATGGGAGAAGAAAAGGGATATCCCGATCAAGTTGTAGATGTTTATGAAAATTTGGGCGGAACATTTTGGCTAGATGGAAAGCATACAGTTTTTGGTCAAGTTTTTGAAGGTATGGATGTGGTTGATGAAATAGCATCACTTCCTAAAAATGCTATGGACAAGCCACTTGATGATGTAATCATAGAAAAGGCAAGTATAGAAAAATTTTAA